The following proteins are co-located in the Siansivirga zeaxanthinifaciens CC-SAMT-1 genome:
- a CDS encoding DegT/DnrJ/EryC1/StrS family aminotransferase, which yields MKKIQMVDLKGQYEDIKSEVNNSIQEVLETTAFINGPKVHQFQKNLETYLGVKHVIPCANGTDALQIAMMGLGLKPGDEVITADFTFAATVEVIALLQLTPVLVDVNEDDFNINIEAIKKAITPKTKAIVPVHLFGQCANMEAIMDIAKAHNLFVIEDNAQAIGANYTYKNGTKVKAGTIGNVGATSFFPSKNLGCYGDGGAIFTNDDDLAHTLRGIVNHGMYERYHHDVVGVNSRLDSIQAAVLDAKLPNLDAYNKARRHAARKYNAAFKNISQITTPKTVNGCEGICDTCDCHVFHQYTLRVKNIDRDALVKHLNDNQIPCGVYYPIPLHKQKAYLDARYNEEDFTVTNQLVKEVISLPMHTELDDEQIDFITSTIINYLNE from the coding sequence ATGAAAAAAATTCAAATGGTTGACCTAAAAGGTCAATACGAAGACATTAAAAGCGAGGTTAATAACTCGATTCAAGAAGTTTTAGAAACGACTGCATTTATAAACGGACCCAAAGTTCATCAATTTCAAAAGAATTTAGAAACGTATTTAGGCGTAAAACATGTAATTCCATGTGCCAACGGAACCGATGCGTTGCAAATTGCCATGATGGGATTGGGATTAAAACCCGGTGATGAGGTTATTACTGCCGATTTTACTTTCGCTGCAACCGTTGAAGTTATTGCACTTTTGCAATTAACACCTGTATTGGTTGATGTTAATGAAGATGATTTCAATATTAACATCGAGGCTATAAAAAAGGCCATTACACCAAAAACAAAAGCCATTGTTCCAGTACATTTATTTGGCCAATGTGCCAATATGGAAGCCATTATGGATATAGCCAAGGCGCATAATTTATTTGTAATTGAAGATAACGCGCAAGCCATAGGAGCGAATTACACTTATAAAAATGGAACTAAAGTTAAGGCCGGAACCATTGGTAATGTAGGTGCAACTTCTTTTTTTCCATCTAAAAACTTAGGTTGTTATGGCGATGGCGGTGCTATCTTTACTAATGATGATGATTTGGCTCACACGTTAAGAGGTATTGTAAATCACGGTATGTACGAGCGTTACCACCACGATGTTGTTGGAGTTAATTCGAGGTTAGACAGTATTCAAGCGGCTGTGCTAGATGCTAAATTACCAAATTTAGACGCTTACAATAAAGCTAGACGCCATGCTGCTCGAAAATACAATGCGGCTTTTAAAAATATAAGTCAGATTACAACACCAAAAACTGTAAATGGTTGCGAAGGGATATGCGATACTTGCGATTGCCACGTGTTTCATCAATATACGCTTAGAGTAAAAAATATTGACAGAGATGCTTTGGTGAAGCATTTAAACGATAACCAAATTCCTTGCGGTGTTTATTATCCAATACCATTACACAAGCAAAAAGCTTATTTAGATGCGCGATATAACGAGGAAGATTTTACTGTAACAAATCAATTAGTTAAGGAAGTTATTTCTTTGCCAATGCATACAGAATTGGATGATGAACAAATAGATTTCATCACATCAACAATTATAAATTATTTAAATGAATAA
- the galE gene encoding UDP-glucose 4-epimerase GalE — MNKILVTGGLGFIGSHTVVELQTKGYEVVIIDDLSNSSIEVLDGITAITGKTPVFEKLDLKDKSGVEAFFAKHNDIKGVIHFAASKAVGESVKEPLLYYENNISTLVYILKELKKLPEASFIFSSSCTVYGQADELPITENAPVKQAESPYGNTKQIGEEIIKDTCKISPNLKAIALRYFNPIGAHDSAKIGELPIGVPQNLVPFITQTGIGIREELSVFGDDYPTSDGTCVRDYIHVVDLAKAHVVALNRLLTNKNKSNYETFNLGTGKGSTVLEVIKAFEKVSGVKLNYKIVGRRAGDIISAYADTTKANEELGWKTELSLEDAMRSAWKWEQVVRGK, encoded by the coding sequence ATGAATAAAATTTTAGTTACAGGCGGTTTAGGTTTTATTGGCTCTCATACCGTAGTAGAATTACAAACAAAGGGTTATGAAGTTGTTATTATTGATGATTTATCAAATTCGTCAATTGAAGTTTTAGATGGTATTACAGCCATTACAGGAAAAACCCCTGTTTTTGAAAAGTTAGACTTAAAAGATAAAAGTGGTGTTGAAGCTTTTTTTGCAAAACATAACGATATAAAAGGGGTTATTCATTTTGCAGCAAGTAAAGCCGTTGGAGAAAGTGTTAAAGAACCTTTATTATATTATGAAAATAATATTTCAACCTTAGTCTATATTCTTAAAGAACTTAAAAAATTACCCGAAGCTAGTTTTATATTTAGTTCATCTTGTACCGTTTATGGGCAAGCCGATGAATTACCTATTACCGAGAACGCTCCTGTTAAGCAAGCCGAGTCACCCTATGGTAACACGAAGCAAATAGGTGAAGAGATAATAAAAGATACATGTAAAATATCACCAAATCTAAAAGCGATAGCTTTGCGATATTTTAATCCTATTGGAGCGCATGACTCAGCTAAAATAGGCGAGCTGCCTATTGGTGTTCCTCAAAACCTAGTGCCGTTTATTACGCAAACAGGTATAGGTATTAGAGAGGAATTATCTGTTTTTGGCGACGATTATCCAACCTCGGATGGAACTTGTGTTCGCGATTATATTCATGTAGTCGATTTAGCTAAAGCCCATGTGGTAGCTTTAAATCGATTGTTAACCAATAAAAACAAATCTAATTACGAGACCTTTAACTTAGGAACAGGTAAAGGAAGTACTGTTTTAGAAGTTATAAAAGCTTTTGAAAAAGTTTCTGGTGTTAAGTTGAATTATAAAATAGTAGGTAGAAGAGCAGGGGATATCATTTCTGCTTATGCCGATACAACTAAAGCCAATGAAGAGTTGGGTTGGAAAACCGAATTATCTCTTGAAGATGCGATGCGTTCTGCATGGAAATGGGAACAAGTTGTAAGAGGAAAATAA
- the lspA gene encoding signal peptidase II produces the protein MKLTKRTSYIFLVIILTIALDQVTKVLVRQSIIPRTDTNPGERISIIGDAFIMLNVENTGAFLGMGSDLNPTLRLIVLLILPIVVLGFVLRYILKDKTIDNWSLFAFSSIIGGGIANVYDRIVYGSVTDFLFIDLGSVFKTGIFNMADVSVTTGMIMLLIASFKKNKTKA, from the coding sequence ATGAAGTTAACAAAACGTACTTCGTACATTTTTTTGGTTATTATCTTAACTATTGCTCTAGATCAAGTTACTAAGGTTTTAGTTAGGCAATCTATTATACCAAGAACAGACACTAACCCCGGAGAGCGCATTTCAATAATTGGTGATGCATTTATTATGCTAAATGTTGAGAATACCGGTGCTTTTTTAGGTATGGGTAGCGATTTAAATCCAACACTTAGACTTATTGTTTTACTCATTCTACCCATAGTAGTTTTAGGGTTTGTATTGCGTTATATACTAAAAGATAAAACAATAGACAACTGGTCTCTTTTTGCTTTTTCAAGCATCATAGGTGGTGGTATTGCTAATGTTTACGATCGTATTGTATATGGATCGGTTACCGATTTTTTGTTTATAGATTTAGGAAGTGTATTTAAAACAGGCATTTTTAATATGGCTGATGTATCTGTTACCACAGGTATGATTATGCTATTAATTGCTAGTTTTAAAAAGAATAAAACTAAGGCATAA
- the fabD gene encoding ACP S-malonyltransferase, with amino-acid sequence MKAYIFPGQGAQFSGMGLDLYEKSPLAQELFEQANQILGFKITDIMFEGSAEDLKETKVTQPAIFLHSVILAKTLGDTFKPDMVAGHSLGEFSALVANGALNFEDGLRLVSQRALAMQKACEIQPSTMAAVLGLEDAIVENVCSNIDGVVVAANYNCPGQLVISGEIDAINKACDAMKEAGAKRALVLPVGGAFHSPLMEPAREELAAAIENTHFSKPSCPIYQNVTANAVIDETAIKANLISQLTAPVRWTQSVQQMIADGATLFTEVGPGNVLQGLVKKINREAQTASATNA; translated from the coding sequence ATGAAAGCATATATATTTCCAGGTCAAGGCGCTCAATTCTCAGGAATGGGTTTAGATCTTTATGAAAAATCGCCTTTAGCACAAGAATTATTCGAACAAGCAAACCAAATTCTAGGTTTTAAAATCACAGATATTATGTTTGAAGGTTCTGCAGAAGATTTAAAAGAAACTAAAGTTACACAACCTGCTATTTTTTTACATTCGGTTATTTTAGCCAAAACCTTAGGCGACACCTTTAAACCAGACATGGTTGCTGGGCACTCTTTAGGTGAATTCTCTGCTTTAGTAGCTAATGGCGCTTTAAATTTTGAAGATGGTTTACGTTTAGTATCGCAGCGTGCCTTAGCCATGCAAAAAGCCTGTGAAATACAACCAAGCACCATGGCTGCTGTATTAGGTTTAGAAGATGCCATTGTTGAAAATGTATGTTCAAATATAGATGGTGTTGTTGTAGCTGCAAACTATAACTGCCCAGGCCAGTTAGTTATTTCAGGTGAAATAGACGCTATTAATAAAGCTTGTGATGCTATGAAAGAAGCTGGCGCAAAACGTGCTTTAGTATTGCCTGTTGGCGGTGCTTTCCACTCGCCATTAATGGAACCTGCACGTGAAGAACTAGCAGCTGCTATAGAAAACACCCATTTTAGTAAACCATCTTGTCCTATTTACCAAAATGTTACAGCTAATGCTGTTATTGATGAAACTGCTATAAAAGCGAATTTAATTTCGCAATTAACTGCACCGGTGCGTTGGACACAATCTGTGCAACAAATGATTGCAGATGGGGCTACTTTATTTACCGAAGTAGGACCAGGAAATGTATTGCAAGGTTTAGTTAAAAAAATTAATCGAGAAGCTCAAACAGCTTCAGCTACAAACGCCTAA
- a CDS encoding NAD(P)/FAD-dependent oxidoreductase: MIKELQLRVTLKEEERSDILVIKSAMALDIDKEDITGVKVLRKSIDARKPKIIFNYKVAVYIREVLPKTSEYQFEYKDVSKAKPIHIIGFGPAGMYAALRCIELGFKPIVLERGKNVQDRRRDLRAINQEHFVNEDSNYCFGEGGAGTYSDGKLYTRSLKRGDVRRIFENLVFHGATDQILVDAHPHIGTNKLPKVVQNIRETILNYGGEIHFETRVTDFTIKNNKIQAIQLHNGEEIAVNRVILATGHSARDIFYLLHNKEIALGAKSFAMGVRVEHPQHIIDSIQYHCSGERSELLPAASYSLVQQVNERGVYSFCMCPGGFIVPAATANGEVVVNGMSPSKRNNLYANSGIVVEIDVHRDLPKYEHFGALKGLEYQKNLERMAFTAGGRTQVAPAQRLTDFVEGKLSNTLNETSYQPGLHAAPLHSLLPKLIGSRLRKGFEAFGQKMKGYYTSEANIVGVESRTSSPVCIPRNEQLEHPQIKGLFPCGEGGGYAGGIVSAAMDGERCAEAAIVGL, translated from the coding sequence ATGATAAAAGAACTTCAACTTCGCGTAACACTCAAAGAAGAAGAACGTAGCGATATTTTAGTTATAAAATCGGCGATGGCCTTAGATATTGACAAGGAGGACATAACCGGCGTAAAGGTGCTTCGCAAATCTATTGATGCTCGAAAGCCAAAAATTATTTTTAACTACAAGGTCGCGGTTTATATTCGTGAGGTTTTACCAAAAACATCCGAATACCAGTTTGAATACAAAGATGTATCTAAGGCTAAGCCCATTCATATTATTGGTTTTGGACCTGCTGGTATGTATGCTGCCCTTCGATGCATTGAATTGGGTTTTAAACCCATTGTTTTAGAACGCGGTAAAAATGTACAAGATCGCAGAAGAGATTTACGAGCTATTAATCAAGAACATTTTGTTAACGAAGATTCTAATTATTGTTTTGGTGAAGGAGGTGCAGGTACATATAGCGATGGTAAATTATATACCCGAAGTTTAAAGCGTGGCGATGTTAGAAGAATTTTTGAAAACTTAGTTTTTCATGGGGCAACAGACCAAATTCTAGTTGATGCCCATCCGCATATAGGCACTAACAAACTACCAAAAGTGGTTCAAAATATTCGAGAAACTATTTTGAACTACGGTGGTGAAATTCATTTTGAAACACGAGTAACCGATTTCACGATAAAAAATAACAAAATACAAGCCATTCAACTGCATAATGGTGAGGAAATAGCTGTTAATAGAGTTATTCTAGCAACTGGTCACTCTGCTCGCGATATCTTTTATTTACTACACAACAAAGAGATTGCCTTAGGAGCCAAGTCCTTTGCTATGGGTGTTCGTGTCGAGCATCCGCAACATATAATAGATAGCATACAATACCATTGCAGCGGGGAACGCAGCGAGCTGCTTCCTGCAGCATCTTACAGCTTGGTTCAACAGGTTAACGAACGCGGTGTGTATTCTTTTTGTATGTGTCCTGGCGGATTTATAGTACCTGCTGCCACTGCAAATGGCGAGGTTGTTGTTAATGGTATGTCGCCTTCAAAACGAAATAATCTATACGCAAATTCGGGTATTGTTGTAGAAATTGATGTTCACAGAGATTTACCTAAATACGAACATTTTGGAGCTTTAAAAGGATTAGAATATCAAAAAAACCTGGAACGTATGGCTTTTACCGCCGGCGGAAGAACACAGGTTGCTCCTGCCCAACGCCTAACAGATTTTGTTGAGGGTAAGCTTTCGAATACTTTAAATGAAACTTCCTACCAACCCGGATTACATGCCGCTCCCTTACATTCGCTTTTACCCAAATTAATTGGTAGCCGATTGCGAAAAGGTTTTGAAGCTTTCGGACAAAAAATGAAAGGGTATTATACCTCTGAAGCCAATATTGTTGGCGTCGAATCTAGAACCTCATCACCCGTTTGTATTCCTAGAAACGAACAATTAGAACACCCACAAATAAAAGGATTATTTCCTTGTGGTGAAGGTGGCGGCTACGCAGGAGGTATTGTATCGGCCGCTATGGATGGTGAACGTTGCGCCGAAGCTGCGATTGTTGGTTTATAA
- a CDS encoding T9SS type A sorting domain-containing protein — protein MVVASGFLDPTQNSNGPAFGLWVALPAGGALVELPTTSSLSVDKFELTDINIYPNPTENILHINFKDFLETKTLLYDISGRVILNKILSNVNSTINVSQLVNGVYILELSNEKGRITKKISVK, from the coding sequence GTGGTAGTCGCTTCAGGATTTTTAGATCCAACTCAAAATTCAAATGGTCCTGCTTTTGGACTTTGGGTAGCATTACCTGCAGGGGGCGCGTTAGTAGAATTACCTACAACAAGTTCTTTAAGTGTTGATAAATTTGAATTAACTGATATTAACATCTATCCAAATCCAACAGAAAACATATTACATATAAATTTCAAAGACTTTTTAGAAACTAAGACATTGTTATACGACATATCAGGTCGAGTGATCCTTAATAAAATACTATCAAATGTAAATAGCACCATTAATGTATCTCAATTAGTAAATGGAGTTTATATCTTAGAACTTTCAAATGAAAAAGGAAGAATCACTAAAAAAATTAGCGTTAAATAA
- a CDS encoding dihydrofolate reductase: protein MFGKKKQVPEIDKEQLELIKKAQKRIKQKKRLYSHFVFFLIGCLLLIFTNIVLGVGETFKPFGINWFVYAILFWTFLFLYHTFNVFITHKFLGKAWETQQLNKLVDAQKKRIEKLKETLQQDETLINKSKSTLSIIVAAAENNAIGKDNKLIWHLSDDLKHFKNLTNGHHIIMGRKTFESFPKPLPNRTHIVITRQEDYSVPDGVIVVNNLTDAIDAAKKDSNPYIIGGGEIYKQALNIVDKIEITRVHSTFDADTFFPEIDKSIWKETSKTFHPKDEKNNFDFSFITYERI, encoded by the coding sequence ATGTTTGGCAAAAAGAAACAAGTACCAGAAATAGATAAAGAACAGTTAGAGCTTATAAAAAAAGCGCAAAAAAGAATCAAACAAAAAAAACGTTTGTACTCGCATTTTGTCTTTTTTCTAATTGGATGCCTCCTGCTTATTTTTACAAATATTGTTTTGGGTGTTGGAGAAACATTTAAACCATTTGGAATAAACTGGTTTGTTTACGCCATTCTGTTTTGGACCTTTTTATTTTTATATCATACATTCAATGTTTTTATTACTCATAAATTTTTGGGAAAAGCTTGGGAAACTCAGCAATTAAATAAACTTGTTGATGCTCAAAAAAAACGCATTGAAAAACTTAAAGAAACGCTTCAACAAGACGAAACGCTTATAAACAAATCAAAATCTACATTGAGCATTATAGTAGCAGCGGCAGAAAATAATGCCATAGGAAAAGACAATAAACTTATTTGGCACTTAAGTGACGATTTAAAACATTTCAAAAATTTAACCAACGGCCATCATATTATTATGGGGCGTAAAACTTTTGAAAGCTTCCCTAAACCGTTGCCAAATAGAACACATATAGTTATTACGCGTCAAGAAGACTACTCGGTTCCAGATGGTGTTATTGTTGTAAATAATTTAACGGATGCCATTGATGCTGCTAAAAAGGACAGCAACCCTTACATTATTGGTGGTGGTGAAATTTATAAGCAAGCGCTAAACATTGTAGATAAAATTGAAATAACACGTGTACATAGCACTTTTGATGCCGACACCTTTTTCCCAGAAATAGATAAATCCATTTGGAAAGAAACATCAAAAACATTTCATCCAAAAGACGAAAAAAACAATTTTGATTTTTCATTTATTACCTACGAAAGAATATAA
- a CDS encoding isoamylase early set domain-containing protein — protein sequence MAISKQYLKTKPVCKVTFSILAEDAKNVSLLGSFNGWDASANPLKKLKSGIFKGTVDLDAESSYEFKYLIDETVYVNDEEADSYAWNEFAASENSVVNV from the coding sequence ATGGCGATTTCAAAACAATATTTAAAAACCAAACCGGTATGTAAAGTTACATTTTCAATCCTTGCCGAGGATGCTAAAAATGTGTCTTTATTAGGTAGTTTTAACGGATGGGATGCTAGTGCAAATCCATTAAAAAAGTTAAAAAGCGGTATTTTTAAAGGAACAGTAGACTTAGATGCAGAAAGCTCTTATGAGTTTAAATATTTAATAGACGAAACTGTTTATGTAAACGATGAAGAAGCAGATTCTTACGCTTGGAATGAGTTTGCAGCATCTGAAAACAGTGTAGTAAATGTTTAG